Within the Flavobacteriales bacterium genome, the region GTTTTGCCACGGCCATTCAGTTGGCGTTGCTACCGTTGGCTGCCAATGGTTTGCTGCGCGATGACGTGCATGTGCATGCCATTACTGGAAGCACAGGCGCTGGGCAATCGCTATCAGACACCACGCATTTCAGCTGGCGCAACAACAACATTTCCATCTACAAGGCTTTTGATCATCAGCATTTGGGCGAGATCGGAGAAACGGTGAACGGCCTACAGGCTGATTTCAACGAATCCATCAACTTTCTTCCCGTACGTGGCGATTTTACCCGTGGCATTTTTGCCAGCATGTACACCGCTTGCGAGCTTTCGAAGCAGGAACTGCTAGCGCTGTATCGAGATCATTATCGCGATGCCCGTTTCACGAAAGTAAGCTCCACTCCTATTCACCTCAAGCAAGTGGTGAACACGAACTTCGGCCTTTTGCAGGTGCAACACTTGAATGGTAAAGTGCTCGTCACTTCCATCATCGATAATCTATTGAAAGGTGCTGCCGGACAGGCCATTCAGAACATGAACCTCATGTTCGGACTGGACGAAAGCACCGGACTGAACTTCAAAGCCAGCTATTTTTAGACAGTCGCCATGAACCTGTTTGACGTTTATCCTTTATTCGATATCACACCCGTTCGGGCGGAAGGCGTGTACGTGTTTACGGAAGACAATACGCGTTACCTCGATCTTTATGGAGGTCACGCGGTCATTTCTATCGGGCACAGCCATCCGCAGTATGTGAGGGCTTTGACCGAACAATTGCAGCGCATTGGCTTCTATTCCAATTCGGTGCATGTGCCTATTCAGCAACAGTTGGCAACGCAGCTTGGCGAAATGAGCGGCTACGCGGATTACGACCTATTCCTGATCAATAGCGGTGCCGAGGCCAACGAGAACGCCATCAAACTCGCTTCTTTCCGAACAGGAAGACGCAAGGTGATTGCCTTCAAAGACAGCTTTCACGGAAGAACAGCTGCGGCAGTGAACGTGACCGACAACAGCAAACTTTCCGCCCCTGTCAACGATGCCAATTTCCCTGTGCAATTCATAGCACTGAACGATATCCAAAGCGTTGAAGATGCTTTGAAAACAAAGGATGTCTGTGCCGTCATTATTGAAGGCATTCAAGGCGTTGGAGGTTTGAACAGTCCAACGGTGGAGTTTTTGAAACAATTAGCTTCGCTTTGCAAGCAATACGGCACCATGCTGATCCTGGATGAGATCCAAAGCGGTTATGGTCGAACAGGAACTTTCTTTGCACATCAAGCCGCTGGAATCCGTCCTGATCTGATCACCATCGCCAAAGGAATGGGCAACGGTTTTCCCGTGGGAGGTGTGCTCATTAGTCCTGAATTTGAAGCCAAACATGGCATGTTGGGAACCACTTTCGGTGGCAACCACTTGGCCTGTGCTGCAGCGCTTGCCGTGTTGGAGGTAATGAAAGCGGAAGAACTGATGGCCAATGCTCAAACTGTGGGACAACAGCTGAAAGATGCACTGATGGAAATCCCGCAGATCACGACCATTAAAGGCCGCGGATTGATGCTTGGCATCAGTTTCGAAGGATCTGCAAAACCCATTCGCGACAAGCTGCTTTACGAACACCATATTTTCACAGGCGCTTCATCAGACCCAAGTCAGATACGCATCCTCCCTCCGCTTTCCATCACGTGGAACGAGGTCGCTCCTTTCATCAGCGCGCTTAAAACCATTCTGCAATGAAACAATTCATCGGTGTAAATGACGTGGACGACCTGAATGGCCTGGTGGCGCTGGCGCGTAAACTCAAGCACCAACCATACGAACACAAACACTTCGGACAGAACCGCACCTTGGGTTTGGTCTTCTTCAATCCAAGTCTTCGTACGCGTTTGAGCACACAGAAAGCGGCCATGAATTTGGGCATGCACGTCATGGTGATGAACCTGAACAACGATGGTTGGTCCATTGAATTGGAAGATGGCACGCGCATGGATGCTGGCACTCAGGAACACATCAAGGAAGCAGCAGGCGTCATTTCGCAGTACTGCGACATCATCGGGCTGCGCACTTTTCCTTCGCTCAAAGACAAGGAACAAGATTACAGCGACCGCGTGATCCAAAAGTTCATTCAGCACGCCACTGTTCCCATCGTTTCATTGGAAAGCGCCATTCGCCATCCTTTGCAGTCCTTGGCCGACCTCATTACCATCGAGGAACAAAAGACCAAAGCACGGCCCAAAGTGGTGTTGAGTTGGGCGCCACACCCGCGCTCCTTGCCGCAAGCCGTTCCCAATTCCTTTGCCGAATGGATGCGTGAAGCAGATGTGGATTTCTGCATCGCCAACCCAGAAGGATTTGATCTTGCTCCCGAATTCACGAAAGGAATCACGGTGTACCACGATCAGGATGAGGCCTTGAAAAATGCCGATTTCGTGTATGCCAAAAACTGGTCGTCTTACACAGATTATGGCCGAATTGGCGAAGGTTGGGACGATTGGATGATCACACCCCAAAAGATGGCGCTTACCGAGAAAGGCAAATTCATGCACTGTTTGCCCGTTCGTAGAAACGTGGTGGTGAGCGATGACGTGATCGATTCATCAGCTTCGTTGGTGTTGGAACAGGCCAACAATCGAACCTATGCCGCACAGGCGGTGCTTCTTCGCATGCTGCAAAATGGATAAGCTGCAGGTTATAAAGATCGGTGGCAATGTCATCGACAATGCTTCAGAACTGGAAACGGTGCTGTACAGCGTGGCTTCCATAAAAGGCCCGAAAATCCTGGTGCATGGTGGCGGAAAACTGGCTTCAGAACTAAGCCGAAGCATGGGCATTGAGCCACAAATGGTGGATGGCCGCAGGATCACTTCCAAGCAAGATCTGGAGATTGTGACCATGGTCTATGCCGGATTGATCAACAAGAACATTACCGCTCAATTGCAAGCCTTTGCCTGCAATGCAGTCGGGCTTTCTGGTGCTGATGGGAACGCCATCGCCTCCGTAAAACGTCCTGTGAATCCGATAAACTTCGGATTGGTGGGAGATGTGAAAGCCGTCAATACTTCCTTTATCAAGGTTTTACTTGATGCCGGGATCACCCCTGTTTTCTGTGCCATCACGCACGATGAAACAGGTCAATTGCTGAATACCAATGCCGATACCATTGCTTCAGAGCTGGCTGCATCTATGAGTAGCTATTATACAAGTGAATTGATCTATTGCTTTGAAAAACAAGGCGTTCTATTAAATCCAGAAGACGAAGATTCGGTCATTCCTATTTTGGATGAAGCGCAGTATCTCCAATTGAAAAGTGACAAGGCCATCCATTCGGGCATGCTTCCCAAATTGGATAATTGTTTTGCGGCTTTGGCCAAAGGCGTTTCGCGGGTCATTATTGGAAACAGCAGTTTCATTGAAGACAGAAGCTTGCCGCACACCACCATCATCCCGAAGCAAGCATGAGCGAACTGACACTTCATGGCGAAGCCATTCAGCTTCTGAAGCAGCTTATTGCCACGCCTTCCTTTTCGGGAGAGGAAAACGGAACCGCTGATCTTATTCAAGACTGGTTGAAAGACCATGGCGTTGAAACCGAGCGTTTGGGAAACAATGTTTGGGCGCTGAATGCGCATTTCGATGTGGCAAAACCGACCATCCTGCTCAATTCGCACCACGATACCGTGAAACCGAATAAGGCCTACACCCGCGACCCGTTTCTTGCACAGGAAGAAGCGGGCACACTCTACGGTTTGGGAAGTAATGATGCAGGCGGATGTTTGGTTTCGTTGCTTGCCACCTTCCTTCATTTTTACGAACGAAAGGAACTGAAATACAACCTGCTCATTGCCGCATCAGCCGAAGAAGAAAACTCAGGTGCCAATGGCATCAGTTCTTTGCTTCCACTGTTACCACCCATTGCATGTGGCGTGGTGGGCGAACCTACTTCCATGAACATGGCCGTAGCTGAAAAGGGCCTGATGGTGATCGATGGCACTGCTTCTGGCACAGCAGGCCACGCAGCGCACGAAAATGCCGACAATGCCCTCTATAATGCCTTGGATGACATCAACCTGATACGCCACTTCGCGTTCCCTAAGGTTTCCGAAAGCTCAGGAAAAGTAAAGGCAACGGTGACGCAAATAGAGGCTGGACAACAGCATAATGTGGTGCCTGCCGCCTGCAAGTTTGTGGTGGATGTGCGCGTCAATGAGCATTACACCAATCAAGAGGTGTTTGAGATATTGAACAGCTTGACCAAAAGCGAATTGAAAGCGCGCTCCTTCCGACTCAACTCCTCCTCCATTGCCAACGATCATCCGCTGGTGAAAGCCGGCTTGGCGCTCGGTAGAAAAACCTACGGTTCTCCTACCCTTTCCGACCAGGCATTGATGGCTTTTCCTACGGTGAAAATGGGTCCGGGAGAATCCACGCGTTCGCATCAGGCAGATGAGTTTGTGCTGCTGAGCGAGATTGAAGAAGGAATCAGCCTCCACATCCAGTTACTGGAGAAGCTTTTATGAATTGATAAAAATGACAGTCCGTTATCTTATCACCAAAATCTCAAATAGCTTCACCCTGTGCGCTTCAGGCCTATCGAGGTATTGAATTCACATGAAATAGCCACAGATGCACAGATTTTCACGGATTTTTCACAGAGTAATATGAATCAGTGTTTCATCTGTGCCAATCAGTGCATCTATGGCAGAAAATATGTTTAAGTTGTGTAAAAATTAAACACGATTGCTCTGCATCTACAGCCAGTGTGACAGGATTGCAGACTATCAATTGATAAAAAAGAGAAACGATGAAATTGTGGGATAAAGGATATACGGTAGATAATGTGGTGGACCGGTTTACGGTGGGCAACGACCGCGTGCTCGACCTGAAACTGGCCAAGCATGATGTGGCTGGAAATAAGGCCCATGCCCAAATGCTCGCTTCCATCGGTATCCTGACAAGCGAAGAGTTGAAATCCATTTTGGACGGATTGAACACCATCGAGCAGAGCATTACTGATGGCTCCTTTACCATTGAAGATACGTTTGAGGACGTACACAGCAAGATTGAATTCGAATTGGTGCGCTTGATAGGCGAAGCTGGAAAGAAGATCCATACGGCCCGTTCGCGCAACGACCAAGTGTTGGTCGATCTGCATCTCTATGCCAAGGAAGAGATTGAAGTGATGCTCGCATTGACGCAACAGTTGTTCGATACCTTGATGAAACTGGCAGAACAGCATCAATCTATTCTGATGCCGGGCTACACGCACATGCAAGTTGCCATGCCATCTTCCTTCGGACTGTGGTTCAGTGCCTATGCCGAAGCCTTGATCGATGATGTGCACATGCTACAGGCAGCAGCACGCATTGCCGATCAGAATCCATTGGGTTCGGCTGCTGGTTATGGTTCTTCGTTTCCAATTAACCGAACCATGACCACCGAACTCTTGGGATTCGGCACCATGAAATACAACGTGGTTGCCGCACAAATGAGTCGCGGTAAACTGGAACGCACCGTTGCCATGGCCATGGCTTCTGTATCTGGTACGCTTGCCAAGCTTTCTGCGGATATCTGCCTCTACATGAGTCAGAACTTCGGATTTGTGAGTTTCCCGAAGGAATTGACCACAGGTTCGAGCATCATGCCGCACAAGCAGAACCCCGATGTGTTTGAGCTGCTACGTGCCAAAAGCAACCGTTTGCAGGCCTTGCCTACCGAGATCATCCTCATTACCAATAACCTGACAAGCGGCTATCACCGTGATTTCCAATTACTGAAAGAAGGGTTGATGTCTGGCATCGATACCCTCAAGGACAATCTGGAAGTATGCGATTTCATGCTGCAGCACATTCAGGTCAATCCTGATCTGCTGGACAACGCCATTTACGACCACATGTACAGCGTGGAGGAAGTAAACGCGCTTGTATTGGGTGGCATGAGCTTCCGCGATGCGTATCGTCAGCTTGGTATCGACATCATGGAAGGACGTTACACACCCAAGAAGCAGGTGCATCATACGCACGAAGGCAGCATCGGGAATCTGTGTTTGGGAGAGATCCGTAGCAAGATGGAAAAGGCGATGACGCGTTGAGCTTTCTAAAAGCCTAACTACTTTTTCTGATTCCCCCAAAGTTTGCCACTTGAGATTTGCACAGAGCTTAGTAGAGTCTCAGAGATACACAGAGATGTTCCGACTTGCCGTGTGCTTACAGAAGCAAACCTTGGTCTGGGTGAACTTACGGAGCAGCTTGAATTCCCTTCGAAGAAAAAGCTCTCTGTGCATCTCCCATTCTCATTCTTTCTCTGTGAAACGTATAACTGGTAAACTTTAGGGGAATCAATATACTTTTTCCTACCTTGTTGCTTGTTAGGTCATGGGGAAAATCAGCTGGCTTCTATTCTTGGTATGTTTCGGACTGTCTTCAAAGGCGCAAGACCCGGCATTCACGCAGTATTTCAGTAGTCCCGTCTACCTCAATCCTGCCTTTGCTGGTTTTGATGGTTGTTCGAGAATAAGCACGGCTTACCGTAATCAGTGGCCAGCCATCAGTGGCAATTACCAAACCGCAAATGCATGGTACGACCGCATGATCGGAAAAACGCATGGCGTGGCTGTCAACTATCAATTTGACCTTGCTGGAGAGACCATCCAGACCCATTCCCTTTCCTTCGTCTACGCACCGGCCATTCGTCTTTTCAAGAATAGATTGGTCATTAGTCCTGCGCTGCAATTGGGCTGGCAGCACAAATATGTCGACTTCAGCCAACTGACCTTCGGTGATATGATCGATCCGCGTTATGGTCATATTAACTATTTAACTCAACCAATAGATGGCGAAAGCAGTTCGGATGTATTCGATATGAGTGCAGGATTACTCATCTTCCATTCCAATTTCACCTATGGGGCAGCGTTCCATCACCTTACACAACCCAACGAAGGCCTTAATGGCATCTCTAAACTCCCCATCAAATACACGGCTCACATATCGTATGTTGGCGTCATCAACGATCATTACAAGATCTCGCCAGCATTCATCTTCATGGACCAACAGGATTTCAGTCAGTTGCAATCTACCCTGACCGTTTACCTCTATGGCGCGCGCATTGGTGCTGGGTTCAGAAGCAGTTTCAATAACCCGGATGCCGTGCTTTTCATGCTCGGATACCAAGGACACGGTTTCCGCGTGGGCTACAGCTACGATTATACCGTCTCAGGACTCGCAAACAGCACGGGCGGAAGCCACGAAGCCACCTTGGCCTACGTTTTCAACTGCATCAACAAGGCAGCGCACAGGAAAGGAACTGAATTGATCGGTTTTTAGAGCTGTTAGATATTAGCTGTTAGATATTAGCTGTTAGCTTTTAGTATTCAGGAAGCTTGAGATTACTCCGTTCAATGTCAACCATCCAAAGAACACAAGAATAGAAGAACGGAAGAACTGAAGAACAGAATAACAGAAGAACGGAAGAACAGAGGAATTGAAAAAGTGCTAATCGCTAACTCCTAATACCTAACTCCTCATACGTCCAACCTCAAGATCAACTCAAGATCATCGAAATGGTGGCCGAGAACGGGCCGCTTTTATCCGCATCCGTAGTATTGATCCAACGGGCATAGATCTCGAGCGTATGTCCCAGTTTATTAGTTGGAAACTGCTTACGCAGCTGTGCCCGTGTGCTTATCATGTTCTCAAACCCGGCATCTACCAGGTCCTTGGCGCTCAATTCCTCTCCTGCCACCTTCAGCTCCTTCATCGGAACTATAGGATTCACCAGTCGAAAGAACACTTCCACCCCATTGCTGTCTGGATGACAGGCCGAACGTTTATCAGAAGCACTCAATTTGAACACCATACGCACCAGTCCTCTACCCAAGGGCAGCAATTCTGGAATTGGCGAAGTTTCAATTTCCGGACGTGTGCCCCGTGTGCTTGCCGCCCGAGGATTAAGTCCCATTCCTACACGCGTTCCTAGTGGAATGGCCGGATTGTTTACCACATAGCTCTGCACAAAACCACGCAAAAACCTAACGTAATCCTTGCGATAGGCCTTGTAATTGACAACCTGCACGGTGGTCCGGTTTCCTTTGGTCTTTACGCTATCGTAAATGGCCACAAAATTGTCGCTCCACGTAAGCAGGGTGGCCGCCTCTGTTGCCGGAATATTCCACGGGGCAATATTTGCCTGTATGGCTGCATTCAGGTTGAACTGAAAGGTGTTGAAATTTTCGAGTGGTCCGGGTATGTAATCTTTTGATTTTGACATGATCGTTGTTTTTAATGATTGTTTTTCCTGATTCCCCCAAAGTTTGCCACTTGAGATTTGCACAGAGCTTATTAGAGCCTCAGAGAAACACAGAGATGTTCCGCTTGCCGTGTGCTTACAGAAGCAAACCTTGGTCTGGTTGAACTTGCAGAACAGCTTGAATTCCCTTCTAAGAAAAAGCGCTCTGTGCATCTCCCATTCTCAGTCTTTCTCTGTGAAACATTTAACTGGTAAACTTTAGGGGATTCAATTTTCTTTTATTGTGAATGGATATATGTGGTAGCTCCCTCTTTATGCCCGTTGCCAGAAGTAATAGCATGGTCTAAGTTGACCCCATGGCTTCAGAATAAGGAGGCAAGGCTTGCAGTAGAACCTTCTGCAGCAGCGTTCGAATGTCCGTTTAGCACCGTAGTACATGCTGCTTTGGCAGTCGTACCTTCTGCAAAAACGGTAGTACCTTCTACTGTAACGGTAGTACCTTCTGCTGTGGCTGTCGTACCTTCTGCCATAACGCTCGAACCATTGGTGCCAACCGTAGAACGTACAACTGTAGCTGTCGGATGATCTTTATTCTTCGCCATCACTTCCATCAGGTGGAAAGAGAGCTGTTAGTGTCAAAGAACTGAAACAAAGCTCTGCAAAGAATTTCAGCTGTAAAATACCACAACTTCATTACTATCAATCTATTAGCACTTCTTAACTACTAAACATTTAGTACTTAACAGATAGTAGTATCTATTTTAAGCAGAATGCATAACTTCGAACTGCTGAAGCATCACATTGTATTGTTCAACCAAGGACATGGAACATGAAAACTCAGAATTTCCTCATCGGTGATATCGAATTCACCCCCACCGAAACCCGCATCCTCATCCTCAATTGCTATTGCACCAAGTGCGAACAGATAGCCGATTACCTAGGTTGCAGCGTAAATACCGTTTACGCACACCTCAGAGCCATCCGTACAAAGACCAAGCTCTTCGACTGCCGCGAAATAGAGCGCTTTTCGTTGGCCTATGAGCTGCGCAACAAAGGCATGGTGGGCGATGTGGACCTCTTTGAGACCTATGGCGATCTGCTGCCCTGGAACCAGAATGGCCCTGGAAGTTGAACGCTGAACTGTGAGGAGAGAGGTTTGAGGTTTGAGGAGAGAGCGGTTAATCCAACAAGGATAAAGTAGTTGTTAGTGTGTTGGAAATGATGGGAGGAGTTTGTAGTATTGGGGATATAAAAAGAACGGAGCCTACAGTAAGAATTACCTATAGCACCCCTAGTTGGAGGGCTATGAAAAGAAATCGTGCTTGGGCAAAGGCGGATATGATAAATTGCAGTAGTGGAATTTATCATAGCCAATAGTTGTAGCACATTTTGAAAAGCACCTTGAGACACCTCATTTTAACCTTTACGTTTTGTGCTTTTACATTCTTTTCATTTGGACAAGTGACAGTCAAGTTCGAAATTGATTGCGACTCAGTACTGCCAGTTGACAGAGAAGTTCATGTTCCGAATAAAAACGAACAGTT harbors:
- the argB gene encoding acetylglutamate kinase, translating into MDKLQVIKIGGNVIDNASELETVLYSVASIKGPKILVHGGGKLASELSRSMGIEPQMVDGRRITSKQDLEIVTMVYAGLINKNITAQLQAFACNAVGLSGADGNAIASVKRPVNPINFGLVGDVKAVNTSFIKVLLDAGITPVFCAITHDETGQLLNTNADTIASELAASMSSYYTSELIYCFEKQGVLLNPEDEDSVIPILDEAQYLQLKSDKAIHSGMLPKLDNCFAALAKGVSRVIIGNSSFIEDRSLPHTTIIPKQA
- a CDS encoding PorP/SprF family type IX secretion system membrane protein; translation: MGKISWLLFLVCFGLSSKAQDPAFTQYFSSPVYLNPAFAGFDGCSRISTAYRNQWPAISGNYQTANAWYDRMIGKTHGVAVNYQFDLAGETIQTHSLSFVYAPAIRLFKNRLVISPALQLGWQHKYVDFSQLTFGDMIDPRYGHINYLTQPIDGESSSDVFDMSAGLLIFHSNFTYGAAFHHLTQPNEGLNGISKLPIKYTAHISYVGVINDHYKISPAFIFMDQQDFSQLQSTLTVYLYGARIGAGFRSSFNNPDAVLFMLGYQGHGFRVGYSYDYTVSGLANSTGGSHEATLAYVFNCINKAAHRKGTELIGF
- the argH gene encoding argininosuccinate lyase, which encodes MKLWDKGYTVDNVVDRFTVGNDRVLDLKLAKHDVAGNKAHAQMLASIGILTSEELKSILDGLNTIEQSITDGSFTIEDTFEDVHSKIEFELVRLIGEAGKKIHTARSRNDQVLVDLHLYAKEEIEVMLALTQQLFDTLMKLAEQHQSILMPGYTHMQVAMPSSFGLWFSAYAEALIDDVHMLQAAARIADQNPLGSAAGYGSSFPINRTMTTELLGFGTMKYNVVAAQMSRGKLERTVAMAMASVSGTLAKLSADICLYMSQNFGFVSFPKELTTGSSIMPHKQNPDVFELLRAKSNRLQALPTEIILITNNLTSGYHRDFQLLKEGLMSGIDTLKDNLEVCDFMLQHIQVNPDLLDNAIYDHMYSVEEVNALVLGGMSFRDAYRQLGIDIMEGRYTPKKQVHHTHEGSIGNLCLGEIRSKMEKAMTR
- a CDS encoding M20 family metallo-hydrolase encodes the protein MSELTLHGEAIQLLKQLIATPSFSGEENGTADLIQDWLKDHGVETERLGNNVWALNAHFDVAKPTILLNSHHDTVKPNKAYTRDPFLAQEEAGTLYGLGSNDAGGCLVSLLATFLHFYERKELKYNLLIAASAEEENSGANGISSLLPLLPPIACGVVGEPTSMNMAVAEKGLMVIDGTASGTAGHAAHENADNALYNALDDINLIRHFAFPKVSESSGKVKATVTQIEAGQQHNVVPAACKFVVDVRVNEHYTNQEVFEILNSLTKSELKARSFRLNSSSIANDHPLVKAGLALGRKTYGSPTLSDQALMAFPTVKMGPGESTRSHQADEFVLLSEIEEGISLHIQLLEKLL
- the argC gene encoding N-acetyl-gamma-glutamyl-phosphate reductase is translated as MINVGIVGGAGYVAGELLRCLAQHPSVNVDFVYSQSQPNEAIGSVHQDLFASDLRFTDKLNPKVDLVFLCLGHGKSKAFLEQHQFSAETKIIDMSNDFRLKADAHFRGMNFVYGLVELNREQITQANYVANPGCFATAIQLALLPLAANGLLRDDVHVHAITGSTGAGQSLSDTTHFSWRNNNISIYKAFDHQHLGEIGETVNGLQADFNESINFLPVRGDFTRGIFASMYTACELSKQELLALYRDHYRDARFTKVSSTPIHLKQVVNTNFGLLQVQHLNGKVLVTSIIDNLLKGAAGQAIQNMNLMFGLDESTGLNFKASYF
- a CDS encoding N-acetylornithine carbamoyltransferase — its product is MKQFIGVNDVDDLNGLVALARKLKHQPYEHKHFGQNRTLGLVFFNPSLRTRLSTQKAAMNLGMHVMVMNLNNDGWSIELEDGTRMDAGTQEHIKEAAGVISQYCDIIGLRTFPSLKDKEQDYSDRVIQKFIQHATVPIVSLESAIRHPLQSLADLITIEEQKTKARPKVVLSWAPHPRSLPQAVPNSFAEWMREADVDFCIANPEGFDLAPEFTKGITVYHDQDEALKNADFVYAKNWSSYTDYGRIGEGWDDWMITPQKMALTEKGKFMHCLPVRRNVVVSDDVIDSSASLVLEQANNRTYAAQAVLLRMLQNG
- a CDS encoding aminotransferase class III-fold pyridoxal phosphate-dependent enzyme, with translation MNLFDVYPLFDITPVRAEGVYVFTEDNTRYLDLYGGHAVISIGHSHPQYVRALTEQLQRIGFYSNSVHVPIQQQLATQLGEMSGYADYDLFLINSGAEANENAIKLASFRTGRRKVIAFKDSFHGRTAAAVNVTDNSKLSAPVNDANFPVQFIALNDIQSVEDALKTKDVCAVIIEGIQGVGGLNSPTVEFLKQLASLCKQYGTMLILDEIQSGYGRTGTFFAHQAAGIRPDLITIAKGMGNGFPVGGVLISPEFEAKHGMLGTTFGGNHLACAAALAVLEVMKAEELMANAQTVGQQLKDALMEIPQITTIKGRGLMLGISFEGSAKPIRDKLLYEHHIFTGASSDPSQIRILPPLSITWNEVAPFISALKTILQ